In one Pirellulales bacterium genomic region, the following are encoded:
- a CDS encoding M48 family metallopeptidase, translating into MASTPLLDYVVAHMLCYVEYRDHSTAFWRLVAQFF; encoded by the coding sequence ATGGCCTCAACTCCTTTGCTGGATTACGTCGTCGCCCACATGCTTTGCTACGTCGAGTACCGCGACCATTCAACGGCATTCTGGCGGCTAGTCGCGCAGTTCTTTTAA
- a CDS encoding rhomboid family intramembrane serine protease — MRQAGTLSNRQLAERFADYLLTQGISAKVDAEGDRWAIWIHDEDQLPQAREVLREFAVDPEAEKYRSAGGAAEVLREQYAQADEKRRKNLIELGDRWRGGSGLRPLTMAFIAMCIFVSLATNFGKENNVLLQAIMFQSFDENGLAPSATHDIEHGQIWRLVTPIFLHFHPLHLLFNMFWLYDLGSAIETRRGTVRYGLLVLATAALSNYGQYFFSFELKWTPDPSIRFGGMSGVVYGLFGYAWMKSRFDPLVGLRISSQVVTLMIAWLFLCWTGVIGSVANWAHAVGLLSGIAIGYLPIVWRKRMKP; from the coding sequence ATGCGACAAGCGGGCACACTCTCCAACCGGCAACTTGCCGAGCGATTTGCCGATTATTTACTGACGCAAGGAATTTCGGCGAAAGTCGATGCGGAGGGCGACCGTTGGGCCATTTGGATTCACGACGAAGACCAACTGCCGCAGGCCAGGGAAGTATTGCGAGAGTTTGCCGTCGACCCGGAGGCGGAGAAATATCGCTCGGCCGGAGGCGCTGCGGAGGTGTTGCGGGAGCAATATGCACAGGCAGACGAGAAACGACGCAAGAACCTGATCGAACTTGGCGATCGCTGGCGCGGCGGAAGCGGCCTGCGGCCGTTGACGATGGCATTCATCGCCATGTGCATTTTCGTCTCGTTGGCGACGAATTTTGGCAAAGAAAACAACGTCCTCTTACAAGCGATCATGTTTCAATCGTTCGACGAAAATGGCCTAGCGCCGAGCGCGACGCACGATATCGAACACGGACAGATCTGGCGGCTGGTGACACCGATCTTCTTGCATTTCCATCCATTACATTTACTGTTCAACATGTTCTGGTTGTACGATTTAGGTTCCGCCATCGAAACTCGTCGGGGCACGGTGCGGTATGGATTGCTGGTGCTGGCAACCGCGGCACTCTCGAACTATGGGCAATATTTCTTTTCGTTTGAGCTGAAGTGGACGCCAGATCCTAGCATTCGTTTTGGGGGCATGTCGGGGGTCGTGTACGGTCTGTTTGGTTATGCTTGGATGAAGTCTCGTTTCGATCCGCTCGTTGGATTACGAATATCTAGCCAAGTGGTAACGCTGATGATTGCTTGGTTGTTTCTCTGCTGGACCGGTGTGATCGGCTCGGTGGCCAATTGGGCTCACGCGGTGGGATTGCTCTCTGGCATTGCCATTGGGTATCTGCCGATAGTCTGGCGCAAGAGAATGAAGCCGTAA
- a CDS encoding aldehyde dehydrogenase family protein — MDQNLQSLLRKLGLADLDCGLSIGDRRQAGQGGLHVVRSPIDGSTLAELRFASVEQVQSAIEAAAEAFRAWRIVPPPVRGELVRQFGQRLRAVKSDLAALVTWEVGKIGQEAAGEVQEMIDLCDFAVGLSRQLYGKTIASERPMHRLAESWYPLGPIGVITAFNFPVAVWAWNAAIALVCGDPVVWKPSEKTPLTALACHALLQKVIADFVDAPPALSSVVLGGAEVGRRLAASVELPLVSATGSVRMGRAVAQTVAARLGRSLLELGGNNGMIVAPSADLDLALRSIVFAAAGTCGQRCTSLRRLFVHAAVADQLRDRLLATFQQLPIGDPRQDGVLVGPLIDEQAFQTMQAALAAAAEQGGILDGGNRIHDGVPEGGFYVRPALVEIGAEAAIIQQETFAPILYLIRYERFEQALDWHNSVPQGLSSAILTRDVREAELFCSAAGSDCGIVNVNLGTSGAEIGGAFGGEKQTGGGRESGSDAWKQYMRRVTSTVNFSDQLPLAQGIRFELSRESNDWLDQMD; from the coding sequence ATGGATCAAAACCTGCAATCGCTGCTACGAAAACTTGGCCTTGCCGACTTGGATTGCGGCTTGTCGATCGGCGACCGCCGGCAGGCCGGCCAAGGCGGGCTGCATGTCGTTCGCAGCCCGATCGACGGTTCAACACTTGCGGAACTCCGATTTGCGAGTGTCGAGCAAGTGCAATCGGCAATCGAGGCCGCCGCTGAGGCATTTCGCGCGTGGCGGATCGTTCCGCCTCCAGTGCGTGGCGAATTGGTTCGGCAATTTGGTCAGCGATTGCGAGCAGTGAAATCCGATTTGGCGGCGCTTGTTACTTGGGAAGTGGGAAAGATCGGCCAGGAAGCCGCGGGCGAAGTCCAGGAAATGATCGATCTCTGTGATTTTGCCGTCGGACTCAGTCGCCAACTCTACGGTAAAACAATCGCCAGCGAGCGTCCGATGCATCGGTTGGCCGAGTCTTGGTATCCGCTCGGACCGATCGGCGTTATTACCGCATTCAATTTTCCCGTGGCTGTGTGGGCGTGGAATGCCGCGATTGCGCTGGTGTGCGGCGACCCGGTCGTTTGGAAGCCGTCGGAAAAAACGCCGCTCACAGCCTTGGCTTGCCATGCACTGCTCCAAAAGGTGATAGCCGATTTTGTCGACGCTCCGCCGGCGTTGTCGAGCGTCGTCCTTGGCGGCGCGGAAGTCGGTCGGCGACTTGCCGCCAGCGTCGAATTGCCGCTGGTTTCCGCGACCGGATCGGTACGCATGGGGCGTGCCGTGGCGCAAACCGTGGCCGCCCGCTTAGGGCGTTCGCTCTTGGAACTGGGAGGCAACAACGGCATGATCGTTGCCCCAAGCGCCGATCTGGATTTGGCGCTACGCTCGATCGTGTTCGCCGCCGCCGGCACTTGCGGTCAGCGCTGCACGAGCCTGCGCCGCTTGTTTGTTCATGCAGCCGTTGCCGACCAATTGCGAGACCGATTGCTGGCGACGTTTCAGCAACTCCCCATTGGCGATCCGAGGCAGGATGGGGTTCTGGTCGGCCCGCTCATTGACGAGCAAGCGTTCCAAACCATGCAAGCCGCGTTGGCCGCGGCAGCCGAACAGGGTGGAATCCTTGACGGCGGTAATCGCATTCACGACGGTGTTCCGGAAGGCGGGTTTTATGTTCGGCCGGCGCTCGTGGAAATTGGCGCGGAGGCGGCGATCATTCAACAGGAAACCTTCGCGCCAATCTTGTATCTGATTCGCTACGAACGCTTTGAGCAGGCCCTCGATTGGCATAATTCCGTTCCCCAGGGTCTGTCGTCCGCGATTTTGACGCGCGACGTGCGCGAGGCCGAACTGTTCTGCTCGGCGGCAGGGTCCGACTGCGGCATCGTCAACGTAAATCTGGGCACCAGCGGCGCTGAAATCGGCGGCGCGTTCGGCGGCGAAAAGCAAACCGGCGGCGGGCGCGAATCCGGCTCGGATGCCTGGAAGCAATACATGCGCCGCGTCACCAGCACCGTCAACTTTTCAGACCAGCTTCCTTTGGCACAGGGAATTCGATTTGAACTTTCACGAGAGTCTAACGATTGGCTGGATCAAATGGATTAG
- a CDS encoding saccharopine dehydrogenase NADP-binding domain-containing protein — MNHRVLLLGAGKIGRMIARLLVDSGDYDVVVADLHAPSLERISARTGLPTVLIDAGDRQAILNALQGKDTVVSALSFRHNPLVSEAALAAGVNYFDLTEDHESTRRVREVAAAAKPGQIFMPQCGLAPGFISIVAYHLGKYFDQIATVRMRVGALPQFPTGSLKYNLTWSTDGLINEYCNPCDAIHNGQRMTVLPLEGLESFSLDGVRYEAFNTSGGLGTLAETLAGRVRELNYKTVRYLGHRDPMNLLVNELRLSQRRDLLKEILETALPITYQDVVVTFCSVTGYRKGELVQRSDARKIYHAEIDGEHWSAIQLTTASGLCAVLDLYLEGKLANQGFVRQEDVDFDQFMNNRFGKRYASTTATRFSTV; from the coding sequence GTGAATCATCGAGTGTTGCTGCTAGGCGCGGGAAAAATCGGCCGTATGATCGCGCGGCTACTCGTCGACTCGGGCGATTACGACGTGGTAGTCGCCGACTTGCATGCCCCTTCGCTGGAGCGTATCTCCGCTCGAACCGGCTTGCCGACGGTTCTGATCGATGCCGGTGATCGGCAGGCGATTCTGAACGCCCTACAAGGCAAAGACACGGTAGTTTCGGCCTTGAGCTTTCGACACAATCCGCTGGTGTCCGAAGCTGCGCTGGCTGCGGGGGTCAACTATTTTGACCTGACCGAAGACCATGAATCGACCCGACGAGTGCGCGAAGTCGCCGCGGCCGCCAAGCCAGGGCAAATCTTTATGCCTCAGTGTGGCTTGGCACCGGGGTTTATTTCCATTGTCGCTTATCATCTAGGAAAATATTTCGATCAGATTGCCACAGTCCGCATGCGTGTCGGCGCGCTGCCGCAATTTCCGACCGGTTCGCTGAAATACAACCTCACCTGGTCAACGGACGGGCTGATCAACGAATATTGCAATCCCTGCGATGCAATTCACAACGGCCAGCGAATGACCGTTTTGCCGCTTGAAGGGTTGGAGAGCTTCTCGCTCGACGGGGTGCGGTACGAGGCCTTCAACACCAGCGGCGGCTTGGGAACGCTCGCCGAAACGCTCGCGGGCCGAGTTCGCGAATTGAATTACAAGACGGTGCGGTATTTGGGACACCGCGATCCAATGAATTTGCTCGTTAACGAACTGCGTCTGTCGCAGCGGCGCGACCTGCTCAAGGAGATTTTGGAAACCGCCCTGCCAATCACCTACCAGGATGTTGTTGTCACCTTTTGCTCCGTGACCGGCTATCGCAAGGGCGAGTTGGTGCAGCGAAGCGACGCCCGAAAAATCTATCACGCCGAAATCGACGGCGAGCATTGGAGCGCCATTCAGTTGACGACCGCCAGTGGCTTGTGTGCCGTGCTGGATTTGTATCTGGAGGGCAAACTTGCCAACCAAGGCTTTGTCCGGCAAGAGGACGTCGATTTCGACCAATTCATGAATAATCGCTTCGGCAAACGTTATGCATCGACTACCGCGACGCGATTCAGCACGGTTTGA